In one Pseudomonas sp. R84 genomic region, the following are encoded:
- the treC gene encoding alpha,alpha-phosphotrehalase, whose product MQDWQRSVIYQIYPKSFHSHAGNPTGDLLGIVAKLDYLHWLGVDCLWITPFLRSPQRDNGYDISDYYAIDPSYGSMADCELLIAEAGKRGIKLMLDIVVNHTSIEHIWFQQARSSLDNPYRDFYIWRDQPNNWESKFGGSAWEYEAQTGQYYLHLFDHTQADLNWDNPQVRAEVFRMMQFWRDKGVGGFRLDVINLISKPEDFPEDSSDGRRFYTDGPNVHAYLQQMHREVFAGHELINVGEMSSTSLEHCIRYSNPQSKELSMTFNFHHLKVDYPNLQKWVRADFDFLQLKGILSDWQTGMQAGGGWNALFWCNHDQPRVVSRFGDDGEHRELSAKMLGTALHFLQGTPFVYQGEELGMTNPGFESIEHYRDVETLNIFRLKREAGSSDADNMAAIMQKSRDNGRTPMHWDAGPNAGFSSVEPWIGVPANAAQINVAHQIDDPESVLHHYRRLIALRRHEPLITEGLYRQLLAEHPQVWAYVREGDAERLLVVNNFYGTTCEVELPATVISESMSQRQLISNYPEGALRKRQVTLRPYESFVLHLIDP is encoded by the coding sequence ATGCAAGACTGGCAGCGTTCGGTGATCTACCAGATCTACCCGAAGAGTTTTCATAGCCACGCCGGCAACCCGACAGGTGATCTGCTCGGTATCGTCGCCAAGCTCGACTACCTGCACTGGCTGGGTGTCGATTGCTTGTGGATCACGCCGTTTCTGCGTTCGCCGCAGCGTGATAATGGCTACGACATCAGCGATTACTACGCCATCGACCCGAGCTACGGCAGCATGGCCGATTGTGAATTGCTGATCGCCGAAGCGGGCAAGCGCGGGATCAAGCTGATGCTCGACATCGTGGTCAATCACACCTCGATCGAACACATCTGGTTCCAGCAGGCGCGCAGCAGCCTCGACAACCCTTACCGTGACTTCTATATCTGGCGTGATCAGCCGAACAACTGGGAATCCAAGTTCGGCGGTTCCGCCTGGGAGTACGAGGCCCAGACCGGTCAGTATTACCTGCACCTGTTCGACCACACCCAGGCCGACCTGAATTGGGACAACCCTCAGGTGCGTGCCGAAGTGTTCCGGATGATGCAGTTCTGGCGAGACAAGGGTGTGGGTGGTTTTCGGCTGGACGTGATCAATCTGATCTCCAAGCCCGAAGACTTTCCCGAGGACAGCAGTGATGGCCGACGCTTCTACACCGACGGGCCGAATGTCCACGCGTACTTGCAGCAGATGCACCGCGAAGTCTTCGCAGGGCACGAGCTGATCAATGTCGGCGAGATGTCATCGACCAGCCTCGAACACTGCATTCGCTATTCGAATCCGCAGTCTAAAGAACTGTCGATGACCTTCAACTTTCACCACTTGAAAGTCGATTATCCGAACCTGCAGAAGTGGGTACGCGCCGACTTCGATTTCCTTCAGCTCAAGGGGATTCTGTCCGACTGGCAGACCGGCATGCAGGCCGGCGGTGGCTGGAACGCGCTGTTCTGGTGTAACCACGATCAACCGCGAGTGGTTTCGCGCTTTGGCGATGACGGCGAACACCGCGAGCTCTCGGCGAAGATGCTCGGCACTGCATTGCATTTTCTCCAAGGCACGCCTTTCGTGTATCAGGGCGAAGAGTTGGGCATGACCAATCCGGGGTTCGAATCGATCGAGCATTATCGCGATGTCGAGACGCTGAACATCTTTCGCCTCAAGCGCGAAGCCGGCAGCAGCGATGCCGACAACATGGCGGCGATCATGCAGAAGTCCCGTGATAACGGCCGTACACCGATGCACTGGGACGCCGGCCCGAACGCCGGTTTCAGTAGCGTCGAACCGTGGATCGGCGTGCCGGCGAATGCCGCGCAGATCAACGTTGCCCACCAGATCGATGATCCGGAATCGGTGTTGCATCACTACCGCCGTCTGATCGCGTTACGTCGCCACGAGCCGTTGATCACCGAAGGGCTGTACCGACAATTGCTGGCGGAACATCCGCAAGTCTGGGCGTATGTGCGTGAAGGTGATGCCGAGCGCCTGTTGGTGGTGAACAACTTCTACGGGACAACCTGTGAAGTGGAATTACCGGCGACGGTCATCAGTGAATCGATGAGCCAGCGCCAGTTGATCAGCAATTATCCAGAGGGCGCGTTGCGCAAGCGCCAGGTGACGTTGCGACCTTACGAGTCCTTCGTCCTGCACCTGATCGATCCCTGA
- the treR gene encoding trehalose operon repressor, with the protein MSKYNQIYSDLLASITTERLERGARLPSETELMDSYQASRGTVRKAIELLQERGFAQKIHGKGTFVLSTNPIEFQLGGIVSFQETYPRLGNDVSTEVVEMSQIPLEGALLEHIHAEPGSLITRIKRVRRIDGKRVILDINHFVSEVIPGLSLDIAEQSIYAHIEQTLQLQIAYAQRTIEAVPRSKDDQLHLDLDGQSHVIVVSNQTFLQDGRQFEYTESRHTLDKFYFSDVARR; encoded by the coding sequence ATGAGCAAATACAACCAGATCTATAGCGATCTGCTGGCCAGCATCACGACTGAACGCCTGGAGCGCGGCGCCCGCTTGCCCTCTGAAACCGAACTGATGGACAGCTATCAGGCCAGCCGTGGCACGGTGCGCAAGGCTATCGAACTGCTTCAGGAGCGCGGCTTTGCGCAGAAGATCCACGGCAAGGGCACCTTCGTGCTTTCGACCAACCCGATCGAGTTTCAGCTCGGTGGCATCGTCAGCTTTCAAGAGACCTACCCACGCCTGGGCAACGACGTCAGCACCGAAGTGGTCGAAATGAGCCAGATCCCGCTCGAAGGCGCCCTGCTTGAGCACATCCATGCCGAACCGGGCAGCCTCATCACGCGGATCAAGCGTGTGCGGCGGATTGACGGCAAACGGGTCATCCTCGACATCAACCATTTTGTCAGCGAAGTGATTCCCGGCCTGTCTCTCGATATCGCCGAACAGTCGATCTACGCCCATATCGAACAGACTCTGCAGTTACAGATTGCCTACGCCCAACGCACCATCGAAGCCGTGCCGCGCAGCAAGGACGATCAACTGCACCTGGACCTCGACGGCCAGAGCCATGTGATCGTGGTCAGCAACCAGACCTTCCTTCAGGACGGTCGTCAGTTCGAGTACACCGAATCACGGCACACCCTCGACAAGTTCTACTTTTCCGACGTAGCCCGACGCTGA
- a CDS encoding membrane-targeted effector domain-containing toxin, which produces MSEQAMLGLHFLKDGESMNAHLPPPLPNAADKAALKKIAFTVVQNCPGLQEAAQQAARDLLEANGLSSLDPDQVYFHRFKTAQSSVHTFTGWEHIDEKPYESMTLTQLVIHRFRATDQDNADLLDLYGGFYTKGPQTGNFDEKNQVRLHGNEVLKAFWSLDFSGHYTAILTDFWNTHADDFRTLAKCNFLNRAVQALDLGQLTSHDFQWLVNSVVGPVSWPVTLNMLQASRTATGDVYAFDVDGHVATRLLRIVDSAGRQIIYLPGEAEAFVIKDTAADLHWWVLEQMNDAKRRASFLDHFALADRQHMSENVTDLMNRLVGTWGRSDHHLINRTNLVLTDDAFSWLRDSTRQAMFAEAQLSLTSNGDLRKKLWIGYLSGGLKVFGPMATVGWPLALPVIGATLASMGLNIDQAQNGKTRAERKAGLLGAVLSGINLLFNLPLLIDTGSMLEVGAEVEAAEAVEMAEYNEALSPAVESDNPSPIMVPDDVDITLPNLHETVLIPAQKTAPPPVPERYQCNELLDGTALDEESGKYHGVYRLDSDPPYAILMNDTPYYVRYFANSRGSGDWAIVDPERPNQFVHALPVRLNGAGEWERMPALGLKGGGQCMGKKCTPDIELDTFEPVPPEIPAEEAAEPQPSTSRPPRPVNSAYDIDPLVRRSIRGWALNLNETHAQLQPDGAGGFGMDDPFELHAVGKRLLLQSSARSFFKNLPWMIQPARPTLPELSGSMPLAELVDGIFENASGLVVGETLDRIASMRFLIESMPALARHAKTLYLRGLLSDFAQVELNRYFTSGIMSADLRSYLISLGTDPGGRFNPLKLVQIAGANGVRVQALDCAASYKMKTPLPSVDEQMMSTYLTNNIMTGDVYLNSPQKWIVVTDAQNTNTFRGLLGVSELKGAIGLRIAEVGPGEDLGVDVDPGIEVPRGSSPGGAVRQGNPDLLRADLRLKVQAPEQAWSEETLENLLYRRGMYLFEKAGDSYTLIHRSKQGMLQRTPITRLSDGKVSLHRPAWQRVNDIAYANLKDMSQRLSDTGLILRSRIPD; this is translated from the coding sequence TTGAGTGAACAGGCCATGCTTGGCCTTCATTTTCTCAAGGATGGAGAAAGCATGAACGCCCACCTACCACCGCCCCTGCCTAACGCCGCGGACAAAGCGGCTCTGAAGAAGATCGCCTTTACTGTCGTGCAAAACTGCCCCGGCCTGCAGGAAGCAGCACAGCAAGCTGCCCGTGATCTACTGGAAGCAAACGGCTTGTCGAGCCTCGATCCGGATCAGGTTTACTTCCATCGTTTCAAGACTGCCCAGAGCAGCGTCCACACGTTTACCGGTTGGGAGCACATCGATGAAAAGCCCTACGAATCGATGACCCTGACACAGCTGGTTATTCATCGTTTTCGCGCGACCGACCAGGACAACGCCGATCTTCTCGACCTGTACGGCGGTTTTTATACAAAAGGTCCGCAAACCGGGAATTTCGACGAAAAAAATCAGGTGCGACTGCATGGCAACGAGGTTTTGAAAGCGTTCTGGAGCCTCGATTTCAGTGGTCACTACACCGCCATCCTGACGGACTTCTGGAACACTCACGCCGACGATTTCCGCACCTTGGCCAAATGCAATTTTCTCAACAGGGCGGTGCAGGCTCTGGATCTTGGGCAGCTCACCAGTCATGACTTTCAATGGCTGGTAAATTCAGTGGTGGGGCCTGTCAGTTGGCCGGTCACCCTGAACATGCTGCAAGCGAGTCGAACTGCAACGGGGGATGTTTATGCCTTTGACGTCGACGGGCATGTCGCCACTCGGTTGCTGCGCATTGTTGACTCTGCGGGTCGGCAGATTATCTATCTGCCCGGTGAGGCCGAAGCATTCGTGATCAAGGACACGGCGGCGGATCTGCATTGGTGGGTGCTGGAGCAGATGAACGACGCGAAACGCCGCGCGTCCTTCCTGGATCACTTTGCCCTCGCCGACCGTCAACACATGAGCGAGAACGTGACCGATCTGATGAATCGCCTGGTGGGCACTTGGGGCCGGTCCGATCATCACCTGATCAACCGTACAAACCTGGTGCTGACCGATGATGCATTCAGTTGGCTGCGCGACTCGACTCGCCAGGCGATGTTTGCAGAAGCCCAACTGTCGCTGACATCCAATGGCGATCTGCGCAAAAAGCTGTGGATCGGCTACCTGAGTGGGGGCCTCAAGGTGTTCGGGCCGATGGCCACTGTCGGTTGGCCACTGGCATTGCCAGTGATTGGCGCCACCCTCGCCAGCATGGGTCTGAATATCGATCAGGCACAAAACGGCAAGACAAGGGCCGAGCGCAAGGCCGGCTTGCTGGGCGCAGTCTTGAGTGGCATCAACCTGTTATTCAACCTCCCATTACTTATCGACACCGGGTCGATGCTGGAGGTTGGCGCAGAAGTCGAGGCGGCGGAGGCCGTAGAAATGGCCGAGTACAACGAAGCCTTGAGTCCTGCTGTCGAGAGCGACAACCCATCGCCAATCATGGTGCCGGACGATGTCGATATCACCCTGCCGAATCTTCACGAGACCGTGCTGATCCCGGCGCAAAAAACCGCACCGCCGCCGGTGCCCGAACGCTATCAATGCAACGAGTTGCTCGACGGCACAGCACTCGACGAAGAGTCCGGGAAATACCACGGTGTTTACCGTCTCGACTCCGATCCGCCCTACGCCATTCTGATGAATGACACTCCCTACTATGTGCGCTACTTCGCCAATTCTCGCGGTAGTGGTGATTGGGCAATCGTTGACCCGGAGCGACCCAATCAGTTTGTCCACGCCTTACCGGTCCGCCTCAATGGCGCAGGCGAGTGGGAGCGGATGCCTGCACTGGGACTCAAAGGAGGCGGTCAATGCATGGGCAAAAAATGCACCCCGGATATCGAACTCGATACCTTCGAACCCGTACCGCCCGAGATACCCGCAGAAGAGGCGGCAGAACCGCAGCCCTCGACATCGCGCCCTCCACGTCCGGTGAACAGCGCCTACGACATCGATCCGCTCGTGCGCCGTTCGATAAGAGGCTGGGCGTTGAACCTCAACGAAACCCATGCCCAGTTACAGCCCGACGGGGCCGGTGGCTTTGGCATGGACGACCCGTTCGAGCTGCATGCCGTTGGTAAACGCCTGCTACTGCAGAGTTCAGCCAGAAGCTTTTTCAAGAATCTGCCGTGGATGATCCAGCCCGCGCGGCCAACGCTGCCCGAGCTCAGCGGCTCGATGCCACTGGCCGAACTTGTCGATGGCATTTTTGAAAACGCATCAGGTCTGGTGGTAGGAGAAACCCTTGATCGCATCGCCAGCATGCGTTTTCTGATTGAAAGCATGCCGGCATTGGCCCGCCACGCGAAAACCCTCTACCTGCGCGGGCTGCTCAGTGACTTCGCTCAGGTTGAACTGAATCGCTACTTCACCAGTGGCATTATGTCCGCGGACCTGCGCAGTTATTTGATCAGTCTCGGCACCGATCCGGGCGGTCGTTTCAACCCACTGAAACTGGTTCAGATAGCAGGAGCGAACGGGGTTCGAGTCCAGGCGCTCGACTGCGCCGCGAGCTACAAAATGAAAACACCTCTGCCCTCCGTCGACGAGCAAATGATGAGCACCTACCTGACAAACAACATCATGACCGGCGACGTCTACCTCAACAGCCCGCAGAAATGGATTGTCGTGACGGATGCTCAAAACACCAACACCTTCAGAGGACTACTGGGTGTCAGTGAGTTGAAGGGAGCAATCGGCCTGAGAATCGCTGAAGTCGGCCCCGGTGAAGACCTGGGCGTTGATGTCGATCCGGGTATTGAAGTACCACGCGGCAGCTCGCCCGGCGGCGCTGTCAGGCAAGGTAATCCGGACCTTCTGCGCGCCGACTTGCGATTGAAAGTTCAGGCACCTGAGCAGGCCTGGAGCGAGGAGACGCTGGAGAATCTTTTGTACAGGCGTGGCATGTATCTGTTTGAAAAAGCGGGGGACAGCTACACGCTGATCCACCGCAGCAAACAAGGCATGCTCCAGCGCACGCCGATAACTCGATTGAGCGACGGCAAAGTCTCCCTTCACCGACCTGCGTGGCAGCGGGTGAATGACATCGCGTACGCCAACCTGAAGGACATGTCTCAGCGGCTGTCCGATACCGGACTGATATTGCGTAGCCGGATCCCTGATTGA
- the treP gene encoding PTS system trehalose-specific EIIBC component, with amino-acid sequence MSHDYPNIAAQLLQSLGGSDNLEQGAHCVTRLRLALKDPSLVDSATLNQIDLVKGSFFTGGLYQVVIGPGDVEKVYAELRRQTGLAASTIADVKQKSAEKINAMQRLVRVFSDVFMPILPALIIAGLLMGINNLLGAKGMFIEGQTLLDAYPKLDGLWSLINLMANTSFVFLPALVGWSAAKRFGGSEILGIVLGLMLVHPDLLNAWNYGKAVAGLDGQQLPYFDILGLFQVEKVGYQGQILPILLAAYVMSVIEKWLRARVPNAIQLLVVPITTIVVTGVLALAVIGPVTRHIGIFITEGLVMLFDLAPMVGGAIFGLLYAPLVITGMHHMFLAVDLQLISTQGGTFIWPMIVMSNLAQGSAALAVFWMTRNARDKSMASTSAISAYFGITEPAMFGVNLRYKFPFYAALTGSALGCVFLSLNKVQASAIGVGGLPGFISIIPQYIPMFVLGMLIAMLVPFVLTCALSMKIVRPGYRVA; translated from the coding sequence ATGAGCCACGACTACCCGAACATCGCCGCGCAATTGCTGCAGAGCCTCGGTGGCAGCGACAACCTCGAACAGGGCGCCCATTGCGTCACGCGGTTGCGACTGGCCCTGAAGGACCCGAGCCTGGTCGACAGCGCCACGCTCAACCAGATCGATCTGGTCAAAGGCTCGTTCTTCACCGGTGGCCTCTATCAGGTGGTGATCGGTCCGGGTGACGTGGAAAAGGTCTATGCCGAATTGCGTCGGCAGACCGGTCTCGCGGCGTCGACCATCGCTGACGTCAAACAGAAAAGCGCCGAAAAGATCAACGCCATGCAGCGTCTGGTGCGGGTGTTTTCCGACGTATTCATGCCCATCCTGCCGGCGCTGATCATTGCCGGCCTGTTGATGGGCATCAACAATCTGCTCGGCGCCAAAGGTATGTTCATCGAAGGGCAAACCCTGCTCGATGCCTACCCGAAACTCGACGGGCTGTGGAGCCTGATCAACCTGATGGCCAACACCTCGTTCGTGTTTTTGCCGGCGCTGGTGGGCTGGTCGGCGGCCAAACGCTTTGGCGGCAGCGAGATCCTCGGCATCGTGCTCGGTCTGATGCTGGTGCATCCCGATCTGCTCAACGCCTGGAACTACGGCAAGGCCGTGGCCGGGCTGGACGGGCAGCAACTGCCGTACTTCGACATTCTCGGGTTGTTCCAGGTGGAAAAGGTCGGTTACCAGGGGCAGATCCTGCCGATTCTGCTGGCCGCCTACGTGATGAGCGTCATCGAAAAATGGCTGCGCGCACGCGTGCCCAACGCGATTCAGTTGCTCGTGGTTCCGATCACCACCATCGTCGTCACCGGCGTGCTGGCGCTGGCGGTAATCGGCCCGGTGACTCGCCACATCGGAATCTTTATCACCGAAGGGCTGGTCATGCTGTTTGACCTGGCGCCGATGGTGGGTGGCGCGATTTTCGGTCTGCTGTATGCGCCGCTGGTGATCACCGGCATGCACCACATGTTTCTCGCGGTCGATCTGCAATTGATCTCGACCCAGGGCGGCACCTTCATCTGGCCGATGATCGTCATGTCCAATCTCGCTCAGGGCAGTGCCGCCCTGGCGGTGTTCTGGATGACCCGTAATGCGCGGGACAAGAGCATGGCGTCGACCTCGGCGATTTCCGCCTACTTCGGTATCACCGAGCCGGCGATGTTCGGGGTCAACCTGCGTTACAAATTTCCGTTCTATGCCGCGCTCACCGGCTCGGCGCTGGGCTGCGTATTCCTTTCGCTGAACAAGGTTCAGGCCTCGGCCATCGGCGTCGGTGGCCTGCCGGGATTCATCTCGATCATTCCGCAGTACATCCCGATGTTTGTGCTGGGGATGCTGATTGCCATGCTCGTGCCGTTTGTTCTGACCTGTGCATTGAGCATGAAGATTGTCCGGCCCGGTTATCGGGTTGCCTGA
- a CDS encoding carbohydrate porin has translation MKTTINRSLAVAGFCLALPPNSQALEFGGYLRSGVGTSVNSSGQSCFQLPGAQTKYRLGNECEQYGELELRQDLYTLDDGSVLSVDGMASLYNRYDRSPTFKEDNGSIRLPQAYAQWSAVPALNGGSLWAGRRYYKRNDIHISDFYYWNQSATGGGVEDVLIGDLKYSYAFSRKDNLYQKDYINRHDFNVAGFKTNPGGELEFGLSYIDKPDSRDAHRGWAITTQHVQKDFLGGKNKLALQYGEGPGTGLGYTGNVKLDDGNKSYRIVEFFDWQVTPRFGGQIAAVYQKDIRPDGADQNWISLGVRPAYALSEHFKLVSELGHDQVEAPGGTRKLSKFTFAPTWSPKGPEFWARPEVRLYYTYATWNEAAKRAANQLAKGSALSDTGAFGNARHGANVGLQVEYWWK, from the coding sequence ATGAAAACAACAATAAATCGCAGCCTTGCAGTCGCAGGTTTTTGCCTGGCCTTACCGCCGAATTCACAAGCGCTGGAGTTCGGCGGTTACTTGCGTAGTGGTGTCGGTACGTCGGTCAACAGCAGCGGTCAGTCGTGCTTCCAGTTACCCGGTGCGCAAACGAAATATCGTTTGGGTAATGAATGCGAGCAGTACGGAGAGCTGGAGTTGCGTCAGGATCTGTACACCCTCGACGACGGTTCGGTCCTGAGCGTCGATGGCATGGCCTCACTGTATAACCGCTACGACCGCAGCCCCACCTTCAAAGAAGACAATGGTTCGATACGCTTGCCGCAGGCCTACGCACAGTGGTCGGCGGTGCCTGCGCTCAATGGCGGTTCGCTGTGGGCGGGGCGCCGTTACTACAAGCGCAATGACATTCACATTTCCGACTTCTATTACTGGAACCAGAGCGCCACGGGAGGCGGGGTTGAAGACGTGCTGATCGGCGACCTGAAATACAGCTATGCCTTCTCGCGCAAGGACAACCTGTACCAGAAGGACTACATCAATCGGCACGACTTCAACGTGGCCGGTTTCAAGACCAACCCGGGCGGTGAGCTGGAGTTCGGCTTGAGTTATATCGACAAACCCGACAGCCGCGATGCCCACCGAGGCTGGGCAATCACCACGCAACATGTGCAAAAGGATTTTCTCGGCGGCAAGAACAAACTGGCCCTGCAATACGGTGAAGGGCCGGGCACCGGGCTGGGTTATACCGGCAACGTCAAACTGGATGACGGCAACAAGAGTTACCGGATCGTCGAGTTTTTCGACTGGCAGGTGACCCCGCGTTTTGGCGGACAAATCGCGGCGGTGTATCAGAAAGACATTCGCCCGGACGGTGCCGATCAGAACTGGATCTCGTTGGGGGTACGGCCTGCCTACGCGCTCAGCGAACACTTCAAACTGGTGAGCGAACTGGGTCACGATCAAGTCGAAGCGCCGGGCGGCACGCGCAAGCTGAGCAAGTTCACGTTTGCCCCGACCTGGTCGCCCAAAGGGCCGGAGTTCTGGGCGCGTCCCGAGGTGCGTTTGTATTACACGTACGCCACCTGGAACGAGGCTGCCAAGCGTGCGGCCAACCAACTGGCGAAAGGTTCTGCGTTGTCCGATACCGGCGCCTTCGGTAATGCCCGCCACGGCGCGAATGTCGGATTGCAGGTCGAATACTGGTGGAAATAA